The Actinomycetota bacterium genome contains a region encoding:
- a CDS encoding ECF transporter S component, protein MTPAVRIGKRSLLAILATSMVGIIAFTWPLFAAQDSQAVAHANDAPWLFALVVPLLLAVVLAQFTDGGMDAKAVALLGVLAAVVAAMRPLGGGTAGLEPIWVILVLGGRALGPGFGFSLGAVSLFASALMTGGVGPWLPFQMLAAAWVGLGAGLLPRASGKRELVMLAGYGAVASFAYGLLLNLWFWPFTAGLPAAIAFEAGAPLSQNLAAWIHFTIVTSLGYDIPRAVLTVVLIMLAGTTILTALRRAARRANFGAVPTFETAST, encoded by the coding sequence ATGACACCGGCAGTACGCATCGGCAAACGATCGCTGCTGGCAATCCTTGCCACCTCGATGGTCGGCATCATCGCCTTCACCTGGCCGCTCTTCGCGGCTCAGGATTCACAGGCTGTGGCGCACGCTAATGACGCGCCTTGGCTATTCGCGCTCGTCGTCCCATTGCTGCTGGCAGTCGTACTCGCACAGTTCACCGATGGCGGAATGGATGCCAAGGCCGTGGCATTGCTCGGAGTCCTCGCGGCGGTGGTGGCGGCCATGCGCCCCCTTGGAGGTGGTACTGCGGGCTTGGAGCCGATCTGGGTCATCCTCGTCTTGGGCGGTCGGGCCTTGGGCCCAGGATTTGGTTTCAGTCTGGGCGCCGTCTCATTGTTTGCATCGGCCTTGATGACTGGCGGAGTCGGCCCGTGGCTGCCGTTCCAGATGCTTGCAGCCGCCTGGGTCGGCCTGGGCGCCGGACTGCTGCCGCGCGCCAGCGGCAAGAGGGAGCTGGTGATGCTGGCGGGCTATGGAGCTGTCGCGTCATTCGCCTACGGGCTGTTGCTCAACCTGTGGTTCTGGCCGTTCACAGCCGGTTTGCCGGCCGCTATCGCATTTGAGGCAGGTGCGCCGTTGAGTCAGAACCTGGCAGCCTGGATCCACTTCACCATCGTCACCAGCCTTGGCTATGACATTCCGCGCGCAGTTCTCACCGTTGTCCTCATCATGCTGGCCGGCACCACGATCTTGACGGCTCTTCGACGAGCGGCGCGCAGGGCGAACTTCGGCGCAGTGCCGACATTCGAAACGGCATCCACGTGA
- a CDS encoding bifunctional adenosylcobinamide kinase/adenosylcobinamide-phosphate guanylyltransferase: protein MRVQLLGTGSADGWPNPFCDCDSCASQRATGKARAASCALIDDELLIDWGPTLANSASRLGLSLNKVHHILFTHGHPDHLAPEFLLWRSWIKDLKTLHIYGPPHAISRFEHWMDPQAPVVFHVVEADDEFTARTASGTVIVRVLAASHGHGSGDVFADEAVLYDLTAADGDRLLYATDTGPLSQRTVAAVRDRDFNLVLIEETFGRHSTHGTGHLDLSTLPRTLDDLRTAGAITDNTDVIAFHLSHHNPPLAELTQELAAFGARAVDDGSIINTRRVNRNCILVIGGARSGKSTFAESLAMTRDAVTYLATGGSRPEDAEWAERVAAHQARRPASWKTVESADVTGAIRAHDHGTLLIDCISLWLTHVLDAAGAWDSDPADNQQLLAGVHDTIEELVEAVRNCAHDLIIVSNEVGQGVVPPTYAGRLFRDLMGITNAKLAEVSSQVQFLVAGRSLPLASIASLLTKDSHE, encoded by the coding sequence GTGAGAGTGCAACTGCTCGGCACCGGATCAGCTGACGGGTGGCCGAATCCATTCTGCGATTGCGATTCATGCGCGAGTCAGCGCGCCACAGGCAAGGCGCGTGCTGCGAGCTGCGCACTCATTGATGATGAACTTCTGATCGACTGGGGTCCCACCTTGGCCAATTCCGCCAGCCGCTTGGGACTGTCCCTCAACAAGGTCCACCACATTCTTTTCACCCATGGCCATCCCGATCATCTGGCGCCAGAGTTCCTGTTGTGGCGTTCCTGGATCAAGGATCTGAAGACTCTGCATATCTACGGGCCGCCACATGCCATCTCGCGTTTCGAGCACTGGATGGATCCGCAGGCTCCCGTTGTCTTCCATGTAGTGGAAGCAGACGACGAGTTCACCGCTCGAACCGCCAGCGGCACAGTCATTGTGCGCGTGCTCGCTGCATCGCATGGTCATGGCAGCGGAGATGTGTTCGCCGACGAAGCCGTGCTGTATGACCTCACGGCCGCAGATGGCGACCGACTGCTCTATGCCACCGACACAGGACCGTTGAGCCAGCGCACGGTAGCGGCTGTCCGTGACCGTGATTTCAATCTCGTGCTCATAGAGGAAACCTTTGGTCGACACAGCACCCATGGCACCGGACACCTTGATCTGTCGACACTTCCGCGCACCCTTGATGATCTACGCACAGCCGGCGCCATTACCGACAACACAGATGTCATCGCCTTCCACCTGAGTCATCACAACCCACCCCTTGCTGAACTCACGCAAGAACTCGCCGCCTTTGGCGCGCGAGCAGTCGACGACGGATCGATCATCAACACTCGGCGAGTCAACCGGAACTGCATACTCGTCATCGGCGGTGCACGCTCAGGCAAATCAACATTTGCAGAGTCGCTTGCAATGACGCGGGATGCGGTTACCTACCTCGCAACAGGCGGCAGCCGACCCGAGGACGCTGAATGGGCGGAACGCGTGGCTGCCCATCAAGCTCGACGTCCAGCCTCGTGGAAGACCGTGGAATCCGCTGACGTCACAGGTGCTATCCGAGCGCACGATCACGGAACCTTGCTCATCGACTGCATCAGCCTGTGGCTCACCCACGTACTCGATGCCGCAGGTGCTTGGGACAGTGATCCGGCGGACAATCAGCAATTGCTGGCTGGAGTGCACGACACCATCGAGGAGTTGGTCGAGGCCGTGCGCAACTGCGCTCACGATTTGATCATCGTCAGCAACGAAGTCGGGCAGGGAGTGGTGCCGCCGACGTACGCCGGACGCTTGTTTCGCGACCTCATGGGCATCACCAATGCCAAGCTTGCTGAGGTGAGCTCGCAGGTGCAGTTCCTGGTCGCCGGAAGATCGCTGCCACTTGCATCCATTGCCTCACTGCTGACAAAGGACAGTCATGAATGA
- the cobT gene encoding nicotinate-nucleotide--dimethylbenzimidazole phosphoribosyltransferase yields the protein MNDLPGVSLPDEQMRTAAMARQLRLTKPAGALGRLEELSGWASAVQGKCPPSRFQQATVVIFAGDHGIATTARTSAYPSEVTAQMVRNFVAGGAAVNVLARQADARVRVVDVSVDAEPGYLEAIAPEVASNRIRRSSGSIDREDALTLVEAQAAFDLGRRIADEEIDSGADLLIPGDMGIGNTTPASTLTGLLANLDASKVTGVGTGIDDQTWMRKCAAVRDAMHRGRPELGNPIALLAAVGGADFAAMTGFLVQAAIRKTPVILDGTISGACALVADRIDFRAKHWWLAGHRSSEPAHTAALDHLGLEPVIDYALRLGEGTGALLALPVVQAAICLLAEMATFDEAGVSEQDA from the coding sequence ATGAATGATTTGCCTGGAGTCTCCTTGCCCGATGAGCAGATGCGCACGGCAGCGATGGCTCGCCAACTTCGACTCACCAAGCCAGCTGGAGCCCTTGGACGATTGGAAGAGCTGAGCGGGTGGGCCAGTGCCGTGCAGGGGAAGTGCCCGCCGAGCAGATTCCAGCAGGCCACCGTCGTGATCTTCGCCGGTGATCACGGAATCGCCACCACCGCGCGCACTTCGGCATATCCCTCAGAAGTAACTGCTCAGATGGTGCGCAACTTCGTCGCGGGCGGCGCAGCAGTCAACGTCCTGGCTCGCCAGGCAGATGCCCGCGTCCGCGTTGTTGACGTGAGCGTCGATGCCGAGCCTGGCTATCTCGAGGCGATCGCGCCTGAGGTCGCCAGCAATCGCATCCGTCGCAGTAGCGGATCCATCGATCGTGAGGATGCGCTCACTCTCGTCGAGGCACAGGCTGCCTTCGATCTGGGTCGACGTATTGCTGATGAGGAAATTGACAGCGGCGCAGACCTGCTGATCCCTGGTGACATGGGAATCGGCAACACCACTCCCGCGTCCACTCTGACTGGCCTGTTGGCCAATCTCGATGCCTCCAAAGTCACGGGCGTGGGCACTGGCATTGACGATCAGACCTGGATGCGCAAGTGCGCGGCCGTGCGGGATGCCATGCATCGCGGTCGACCGGAGCTCGGCAATCCCATTGCACTGCTGGCCGCAGTGGGCGGGGCCGATTTCGCGGCGATGACAGGATTCCTCGTGCAGGCGGCGATTCGCAAAACCCCCGTCATCCTTGACGGCACGATCTCGGGTGCATGCGCGCTCGTCGCTGATCGAATCGACTTTCGAGCAAAACACTGGTGGTTAGCCGGACATCGCTCCTCTGAGCCAGCGCATACCGCAGCCCTGGATCATCTGGGCCTTGAACCGGTGATCGACTACGCATTGCGTCTCGGTGAAGGCACCGGCGCTTTGCTGGCCTTGCCAGTCGTGCAAGCCGCGATTTGCTTGCTTGCCGAGATGGCGACCTTCGATGAGGCCGGGGTCAGCGAGCAGGATGCCTGA
- a CDS encoding adenosylcobinamide-GDP ribazoletransferase, whose product MPDALRLAIGTLTRLPVPAPRTLTRSTTTWAMSLAPLIGAALALVCGLPLLIEARQFTTLVLAAISIALLAFATRALHLDGLADTADALGSAKPAQQALEIARKSDIGPFGVIALVLNLLLQTFALAACLYAGDGLPALVLAAVLGRIALTWACTQLWPAARADGLGASVAGSVPLAVPILWAVVIAIGGYVLLGAAGVLATLLALLAGQLVLMITKRRLGGVTGDVLGAVIECATSTALITLALLLQYSSF is encoded by the coding sequence ATGCCTGACGCGCTTCGATTGGCCATCGGCACGCTGACTCGACTGCCCGTGCCTGCACCAAGGACCCTGACACGCAGCACCACAACCTGGGCGATGAGCCTTGCGCCCCTGATTGGCGCAGCACTGGCACTTGTCTGCGGACTGCCCTTGCTCATCGAGGCGCGGCAATTCACCACACTTGTTCTTGCCGCCATTTCGATCGCGCTGCTCGCCTTCGCAACGCGGGCGCTGCACCTCGACGGGCTTGCCGACACTGCCGATGCGCTCGGCAGTGCCAAGCCAGCACAGCAGGCTCTTGAGATCGCGCGCAAGTCCGACATCGGACCATTCGGCGTCATCGCCCTGGTGCTGAATCTGCTGCTGCAGACCTTCGCACTGGCGGCGTGCCTCTATGCGGGTGATGGCCTACCGGCCCTGGTGCTCGCGGCGGTGCTTGGGCGCATCGCGCTGACGTGGGCGTGCACTCAGCTATGGCCGGCGGCACGAGCTGATGGCCTTGGGGCCAGCGTCGCTGGCAGCGTTCCGCTGGCTGTGCCCATCCTTTGGGCAGTCGTGATAGCTATTGGCGGATACGTACTGCTCGGAGCAGCTGGAGTATTGGCAACTCTGCTTGCACTGCTCGCAGGCCAACTCGTGCTCATGATCACCAAGAGACGACTTGGCGGAGTCACGGGTGATGTCCTTGGTGCAGTCATCGAGTGCGCAACGAGCACGGCACTGATCACTTTGGCGCTACTGCTGCAGTACTCGAGTTTCTAG
- the gcvT gene encoding glycine cleavage system aminomethyltransferase GcvT, whose product MNSGLRETPLHSRHLQLGAKTADFGGWDMPIEYAGVLVEHDAVRSAVGIFDVSHMGKVRIHGEGALAFLNSILTNDLDRIGDGSAQYTMLCNEYGGVVDDLIVYRWADNEIFMVPNASNASVIVQLLVESAPAGVTIENHHDTHGIIAVQGPNSRALIEAIGLPAELDYMAMINASHRGEPVIVCRSGYTGELGFELVVPNIILGSVWDVLLERGQALGAVPAGLGARDTLRLEMGYPLHGQDIAQDISPVEAGLAWAVGWDKPEFAGRDALVKQRAEGPRRKLRGLKSVERGIPRAHMHVHGLADVELTAPVIGDITSGTYSPSLKCGIALALLDADVEPGYDVLVNVRGKPIRFHVTKPPFVEPSTR is encoded by the coding sequence GTGAACTCAGGATTGCGCGAGACTCCGCTCCATAGTCGACACCTGCAGTTGGGCGCCAAGACCGCCGACTTCGGCGGCTGGGATATGCCTATCGAATACGCCGGAGTGCTGGTTGAGCATGATGCTGTGCGCTCAGCAGTCGGCATCTTCGATGTGTCGCACATGGGCAAAGTCCGCATCCATGGCGAAGGCGCATTGGCCTTTCTCAATTCAATTCTGACCAATGACTTGGATCGCATCGGCGATGGCAGCGCCCAGTACACGATGCTGTGCAATGAATATGGCGGCGTGGTCGATGACCTCATCGTGTATCGCTGGGCAGATAACGAGATCTTCATGGTTCCCAATGCGTCCAATGCGAGTGTGATCGTCCAATTGCTAGTGGAGAGCGCACCAGCAGGCGTCACGATTGAGAATCATCACGACACTCACGGCATCATCGCCGTTCAAGGCCCCAACAGCCGCGCGCTGATTGAAGCGATCGGGCTGCCGGCTGAGTTGGACTACATGGCAATGATCAATGCGAGCCATCGCGGTGAACCGGTCATCGTCTGCCGCAGTGGATACACCGGTGAACTCGGATTTGAGCTTGTCGTGCCCAACATCATTCTGGGATCGGTTTGGGATGTGCTGCTTGAACGGGGGCAGGCGCTCGGCGCGGTTCCTGCCGGCCTAGGTGCGCGCGATACCTTGCGTTTGGAGATGGGCTATCCACTGCACGGACAGGACATCGCCCAGGACATCTCGCCAGTTGAAGCAGGTCTCGCGTGGGCAGTGGGCTGGGACAAGCCCGAGTTCGCCGGCCGCGATGCGCTCGTCAAACAACGAGCAGAAGGGCCCCGCCGCAAATTGCGTGGGCTGAAGTCAGTCGAACGGGGAATCCCGCGCGCTCATATGCACGTGCACGGGCTGGCCGATGTTGAACTGACCGCACCGGTGATCGGTGACATCACCAGCGGAACCTATTCGCCGAGTTTGAAATGTGGCATTGCGCTGGCGCTGCTTGATGCCGATGTCGAGCCTGGGTACGACGTGCTGGTCAATGTGCGTGGAAAGCCGATTCGATTCCACGTCACCAAGCCTCCGTTTGTTGAGCCGTCAACGCGATAG
- a CDS encoding leucyl aminopeptidase codes for MTLTLAATAPSSTACDALVIAIVPAKGKAIALAAHGLTAAQANRIMESANAVGASSKSGELTVLPAPSGFAAKKIAVLGLGDFAKTGDLETLRTAVGAAVRSLSGSKKIAIVASPDAEHVLATALAAQLGSYSFTDFKGKAKPRTSASNIVLLVPKEAISEGRAALADAAVLATSVNLSRDLVNTPPNALTPVDLAAAAKNAVAGLPVKVTIWDEKALKRDGCGGILAVGQGSVNPPRLVKMVYAPAGAKASLAIVGKGITFDTGGISIKPAAGMDEMKGDMGGAAAVIGAMQAIAKLGIIINVTGWVPTAENMPGGNAQRPGDVITMFDGTTVEVLNTDAEGRLVLADALGMAVLEKPDLIIDVATLTGAQRIALGSRTAGVMANDDDSRTLVCTAAGEAGEAAWPMPLPEYLRASIDSPTADIANIGDRLGGMLSAGIFLKEFIPAEQLWVHIDIAGPSFNDKGPYGYTPKGGTGSTVRTFVQVAKTLAAG; via the coding sequence ATGACTTTGACTCTTGCCGCCACCGCCCCGAGTTCAACTGCCTGCGATGCCCTGGTCATTGCGATTGTGCCCGCCAAAGGCAAGGCGATCGCGCTGGCAGCTCACGGCTTGACCGCTGCTCAAGCCAATCGCATCATGGAATCCGCGAATGCTGTCGGCGCCTCAAGCAAATCGGGAGAACTGACCGTTCTCCCAGCGCCATCTGGATTTGCGGCGAAGAAGATCGCGGTGCTTGGGCTGGGCGACTTTGCCAAGACCGGCGATCTGGAAACCCTGCGCACTGCAGTCGGTGCCGCAGTGCGGTCACTTTCAGGCAGCAAGAAGATCGCCATCGTTGCTTCGCCCGACGCGGAACATGTGCTGGCAACTGCGCTGGCCGCGCAACTGGGCAGTTACTCCTTCACCGACTTCAAGGGCAAGGCCAAGCCAAGAACCTCAGCATCGAACATCGTCCTGCTGGTCCCAAAGGAAGCGATCAGCGAGGGTAGAGCAGCGCTCGCCGATGCCGCTGTTCTTGCCACCTCGGTCAACTTGAGCCGTGATCTGGTCAACACTCCCCCCAATGCGCTGACACCCGTTGACTTGGCGGCTGCAGCGAAGAACGCAGTTGCCGGCCTACCAGTCAAGGTCACCATCTGGGACGAGAAGGCGCTCAAGCGCGATGGTTGCGGCGGTATTTTGGCCGTCGGCCAGGGTTCAGTGAATCCACCCCGTCTGGTGAAGATGGTGTACGCCCCTGCCGGGGCCAAGGCCAGCTTGGCCATCGTTGGCAAGGGCATCACCTTCGACACCGGCGGCATCTCCATCAAGCCGGCGGCGGGCATGGATGAGATGAAAGGCGACATGGGCGGGGCGGCCGCCGTTATTGGCGCAATGCAGGCCATCGCCAAGCTCGGGATCATTATCAATGTCACCGGCTGGGTGCCAACTGCTGAGAACATGCCCGGTGGCAATGCGCAGCGTCCTGGCGATGTGATCACCATGTTCGATGGCACGACAGTAGAAGTACTGAACACCGACGCTGAGGGTCGACTGGTGCTGGCTGATGCGCTGGGCATGGCCGTGCTGGAAAAGCCGGATCTCATCATCGACGTCGCCACCTTGACCGGCGCCCAGCGCATTGCACTGGGATCTCGCACGGCAGGAGTGATGGCCAATGACGATGACTCGCGGACCTTGGTGTGCACCGCGGCCGGCGAAGCAGGCGAAGCTGCCTGGCCGATGCCCTTGCCGGAGTACCTGCGCGCCTCAATCGACTCCCCCACAGCCGATATTGCCAATATCGGCGACCGGCTCGGAGGCATGCTCTCAGCTGGCATCTTCCTCAAGGAATTCATCCCAGCCGAGCAGCTCTGGGTGCATATCGACATCGCCGGGCCCTCATTCAACGACAAGGGCCCCTATGGCTACACGCCCAAGGGCGGCACGGGCTCTACGGTGCGCACCTTCGTTCAGGTGGCCAAGACGCTTGCGGCAGGATAG
- the lpdA gene encoding dihydrolipoyl dehydrogenase codes for MADADLVILGGGSGGYAAALRASELGKSVILIDQDKLGGTCLHRGCIPTKALLHAAEVADSARESEQFGVNATLHGIDMKKVNDYRDGVVARLYKGLQGLVKSRNVTFVEGTGRLVGPKTVEVNGQQYTGEHLILATGSYARSLPGLDIGGRILTSDQALALDYIPERVIVLGGGVIGVEFASVWKSFGAEVTIIEGLPHLVPNEDEAVSKQLERAFRKRGINFSLGVRFASATQDDSGVHVALEDGKTFDADLLLVAVGRGPNASGMGFEEQGVAMERGWVLVDERLHTNLPGVFAVGDITPGLQLAHRGFQHGIFVAEEIAGLHPMVIADVNIPKVTYCEPEVASVGMTEAQARAEHGDNIATYEYNLGGNGKSQILGTAGFIKLVQVKEGPVVGIHMVGSRMGEQIGEAQLIVNWEAHPEDVAVLIHAHPTQNEAMGEAHLALAGKPLHAHA; via the coding sequence GTGGCAGACGCTGACCTGGTCATCCTCGGTGGAGGCAGTGGTGGCTATGCCGCGGCCCTTCGTGCATCCGAACTGGGCAAGAGCGTCATCCTGATAGATCAGGACAAGCTCGGCGGCACCTGTTTGCATCGGGGTTGCATCCCAACCAAGGCACTGCTGCATGCGGCGGAGGTCGCTGATTCAGCACGCGAGAGCGAGCAGTTCGGCGTCAACGCAACCCTTCATGGCATCGACATGAAGAAGGTCAATGACTATCGCGACGGCGTCGTTGCGCGTCTGTACAAGGGCCTGCAGGGCCTTGTGAAGAGCCGCAATGTCACCTTCGTCGAAGGCACCGGCCGCCTCGTGGGTCCCAAGACTGTTGAGGTCAATGGACAGCAGTACACCGGCGAACACCTCATTCTTGCCACTGGCTCCTATGCCCGTTCCCTTCCTGGTCTGGACATCGGTGGCCGAATCCTGACTTCAGACCAAGCGCTCGCTTTGGACTACATCCCTGAGCGCGTCATCGTGCTCGGCGGCGGTGTCATTGGCGTGGAGTTCGCAAGTGTCTGGAAGTCCTTCGGTGCTGAAGTGACCATCATTGAAGGCCTGCCTCACCTGGTCCCCAATGAAGACGAAGCAGTGTCCAAGCAACTCGAGCGGGCCTTCCGCAAGCGCGGTATCAATTTCTCCTTGGGCGTGCGCTTCGCCTCAGCAACCCAAGACGATTCAGGCGTGCACGTGGCTCTTGAAGATGGCAAGACCTTCGACGCTGACCTGTTGCTGGTCGCCGTGGGTCGGGGGCCAAACGCCTCGGGTATGGGCTTTGAGGAGCAGGGCGTGGCTATGGAGCGCGGTTGGGTCCTGGTCGATGAGCGCCTGCATACCAATCTGCCTGGAGTGTTCGCCGTTGGCGACATCACACCTGGTCTGCAACTTGCTCACCGCGGTTTCCAGCACGGCATCTTCGTTGCCGAGGAAATCGCGGGACTGCATCCGATGGTGATCGCTGACGTCAACATCCCCAAGGTCACCTACTGCGAGCCCGAAGTGGCCAGCGTCGGCATGACTGAGGCCCAAGCACGTGCAGAGCACGGCGACAACATCGCGACCTACGAATACAACCTCGGCGGCAATGGCAAGAGCCAGATCCTTGGCACTGCCGGGTTCATCAAGTTGGTACAGGTCAAAGAAGGTCCTGTCGTGGGTATTCACATGGTCGGCTCGCGCATGGGAGAGCAGATCGGTGAAGCACAGTTGATCGTGAACTGGGAAGCGCATCCAGAAGATGTTGCTGTGCTGATTCACGCGCACCCCACGCAGAACGAGGCTATGGGCGAGGCACACCTTGCGCTGGCTGGAAAACCGCTCCACGCACACGCCTGA
- the sucB gene encoding 2-oxoglutarate dehydrogenase, E2 component, dihydrolipoamide succinyltransferase — MSVSVTMPQLGESVTEGTVTRWLKQVGDTITADEPLLEISTDKVDTEIPAPASGVLLAISAAEDETVLVGAELGVIGAADEAGASAPAPVAAAPLAASEPTPAPVEPVVAAPAPVAPAAAAPPAPAAGGAIVDVLLPLLGESVTEGTVTRWLKQVGDTVAADEPLVEISTDKVDTELPSPAAGVLVAILVLEDATADVGAVLGQIGAAGAVPAPAVAPAPAAPAPTAPVITAAPVVAAPPAPPAAPPVVPAAPVAAPVPAPAAVPAAAVSDSESYVTPLVRRLATQNGVDLSAVVGTGIGGRIRKQDVLAAAETKQARATTAAAAAPVAVASSTSAASPSPLRGQTVKISRLRRVIAERMVESLQVSAQLTTVLEVDVTAIAKLRGRIKDEFEGREGVKLTYLPFIAKASVEALKQFPMVNASIDMNEGTITYHDSENLGIAVDTDRGLLVPVIRNAGDLNIAGLSRSIADLADRTRQSKVAPDELSGGTFTITNTGSRGALFDTPIINQPQVAILGTGAIIKRPVVVPDTTGQEVIAIRSMMYLSLSYDHRLVDGADAARFLVAVKARLEEASFEAELGL; from the coding sequence ATGTCGGTCTCAGTCACGATGCCACAGCTCGGAGAGAGCGTCACCGAAGGAACCGTCACTCGATGGTTGAAGCAGGTCGGTGACACCATCACTGCTGACGAGCCCCTGCTCGAGATCTCCACGGACAAGGTCGATACCGAGATTCCGGCACCCGCCTCTGGCGTGCTGCTGGCGATCAGCGCCGCCGAGGACGAGACCGTGCTGGTTGGTGCCGAGCTTGGTGTCATCGGAGCAGCCGACGAAGCCGGCGCTAGCGCCCCTGCTCCAGTAGCAGCGGCCCCTCTCGCTGCGTCCGAGCCCACACCCGCACCCGTTGAGCCAGTTGTCGCCGCACCGGCGCCGGTGGCGCCTGCCGCCGCCGCGCCGCCAGCGCCAGCTGCAGGCGGGGCCATTGTTGACGTACTGCTCCCCCTGCTTGGCGAGAGTGTCACCGAAGGAACCGTCACCCGTTGGCTGAAGCAGGTCGGCGACACAGTCGCCGCTGACGAGCCCCTCGTGGAGATCTCGACCGACAAGGTGGACACCGAACTGCCGTCGCCAGCCGCTGGCGTCCTGGTCGCCATCCTGGTTCTCGAAGACGCCACGGCCGATGTGGGCGCTGTGCTTGGCCAGATCGGCGCTGCCGGCGCTGTTCCCGCGCCAGCAGTTGCACCCGCTCCTGCCGCACCTGCTCCTACTGCCCCCGTGATCACTGCAGCCCCAGTTGTGGCCGCACCACCTGCACCACCTGCAGCCCCGCCAGTTGTCCCCGCTGCTCCTGTGGCAGCGCCAGTGCCGGCTCCCGCCGCAGTTCCAGCCGCCGCAGTTTCCGATAGTGAGTCGTACGTGACCCCATTGGTGCGCCGACTTGCAACGCAAAATGGCGTCGATCTTTCCGCAGTTGTCGGAACAGGTATTGGCGGGCGCATCCGTAAGCAGGATGTGCTTGCAGCAGCCGAAACCAAGCAAGCTCGCGCCACGACTGCGGCTGCTGCAGCCCCGGTGGCTGTAGCTAGTTCCACCTCAGCTGCAAGCCCATCGCCATTGCGTGGACAGACCGTGAAGATCTCTCGCCTGCGCCGCGTCATCGCCGAGCGCATGGTGGAGTCATTGCAAGTTTCCGCTCAACTCACCACAGTCCTGGAAGTTGATGTCACGGCCATCGCAAAGCTGCGTGGCCGCATCAAGGACGAGTTCGAAGGCCGCGAAGGCGTCAAACTCACCTACCTGCCGTTCATCGCCAAGGCGTCTGTTGAGGCTCTCAAGCAGTTCCCGATGGTCAATGCCTCCATCGACATGAATGAGGGCACGATCACCTACCACGATTCAGAGAACCTCGGCATTGCCGTTGACACTGATCGCGGCCTGCTCGTCCCGGTTATCCGCAATGCCGGGGACCTCAACATCGCCGGGCTTTCGCGCAGCATTGCCGACCTTGCCGATCGCACCCGCCAGAGCAAGGTTGCACCCGACGAGCTCAGCGGTGGCACGTTCACGATCACCAATACCGGCAGTCGCGGGGCCTTGTTCGACACCCCGATCATCAATCAGCCGCAGGTTGCCATCTTGGGCACCGGAGCGATCATCAAGCGCCCGGTCGTTGTGCCCGACACCACTGGGCAGGAAGTCATTGCGATCCGCTCGATGATGTATCTGTCTTTGTCCTACGACCATCGACTGGTCGATGGAGCTGACGCCGCTCGATTCCTCGTGGCAGTGAAGGCCCGTCTGGAAGAAGCCTCGTTTGAGGCTGAACTCGGACTCTGA
- a CDS encoding TIGR01777 family oxidoreductase: MRVAVTGSTGLIGTALVAQLRLDGHTVSRLVRRSAASADEISWDPVAGTVDLAALEGTEAVFHLAGAGVGDHRWTDAYKAEILNSRVLGTQTIARALAALASPPAVLVSGSAIGWYGDTGDQIVDEQAPAGQGFLAEVVQAWEAATATASEAGIRVVHARTGLVVARDGGAWARMFPLFRLGVGGKLGPGNQYWSWISLRDEISALLYCMTNSAISGPVNLTGPSAVTNSEVTSAMGRVMGRPTLLPVPAAALKIVLGEFSSEVLGSIRVTPAVLQAAQFAWADTTIESAISTAWRSP, encoded by the coding sequence ATGAGGGTCGCGGTCACAGGCTCAACAGGGCTCATCGGTACTGCACTTGTTGCTCAACTGCGCCTGGATGGCCATACGGTCAGCCGCTTGGTCCGCCGCAGCGCAGCTTCGGCTGACGAGATCTCTTGGGATCCCGTGGCTGGCACTGTTGATCTTGCAGCACTTGAAGGCACTGAAGCGGTATTCCATCTCGCTGGAGCCGGCGTCGGCGATCATCGGTGGACTGATGCCTACAAGGCTGAGATTCTCAACAGTCGGGTCCTGGGGACCCAGACCATCGCTCGGGCCCTTGCTGCACTGGCCTCACCGCCCGCAGTTCTGGTCTCAGGGTCCGCGATCGGCTGGTACGGCGACACAGGTGACCAGATTGTCGACGAGCAGGCTCCTGCCGGCCAAGGATTTCTCGCTGAGGTGGTGCAGGCCTGGGAGGCAGCAACTGCGACCGCAAGTGAGGCAGGCATTCGTGTCGTGCACGCGCGCACCGGACTCGTGGTTGCCCGCGACGGCGGCGCTTGGGCTCGCATGTTCCCGCTCTTTCGCCTCGGGGTCGGCGGAAAGTTGGGCCCGGGCAATCAGTACTGGTCGTGGATCTCACTGCGAGATGAAATCTCGGCACTGCTCTACTGCATGACCAACTCAGCAATCTCAGGTCCGGTGAATCTGACCGGGCCAAGTGCTGTGACCAACAGCGAGGTCACCTCTGCCATGGGACGTGTCATGGGCCGTCCCACACTTCTGCCTGTCCCCGCTGCCGCCCTGAAGATCGTGCTGGGTGAATTCTCAAGTGAGGTGCTGGGCAGCATCAGGGTCACTCCCGCTGTACTTCAAGCCGCCCAGTTCGCCTGGGCCGACACCACGATTGAATCCGCGATCAGCACTGCGTGGCGCAGCCCTTGA